In a genomic window of Myxococcus fulvus:
- the tssH gene encoding type VI secretion system ATPase TssH, whose protein sequence is MRVEPKTLVRRLTPSATRMLEAGVSRASTARCYEIIPEHLLRQLLEDEDGEASRLLRHFQVDRAKVIGSIEDALRELRTGNAGRPVFSESLFQWFEDAWLVASLEHGAVRLRSGTLMWQWIARSSRYSAESYPALDAISVEALKKVFEEVVGGSKEAAEVGSAASAAPAAGGGRGEEALTRFTNSFTQKARDGKIDPIFGRDREIRQVIDVLARRRKNNPIIVGEPGVGKTALVEGLARAIVAGDVPESMRNLEVLGLDLGALQAGAGVRGEFENRLKAVISEVKGSPKPIILFIDEAHTLIGAGGQQGGGDAANLLKPELARGELRTIAATTWAEYKKYFEKDAALERRFQPIKVDEPSEADAVLMLRGLTPTYAKSHGITIRDEAVVAAVELSHRYISGRQLPDKAVDLLDTAAARVKIEQSARPDELVEAESRLAALERELGVRERERAAGHVSKDEDEGPTLEEKLSATRDQVATVKARWEQERAAVDEVHKARAALEAAEPGADTAKLKADVAQARAKLETLQGESPLIHVEVDPDVVARVVAGWTGVPVGKLRSSSVGAVLSLEETLRSRVRGQDAALRAVAETLRMSHAGIRNPNTPIGVLLFVGPSGVGKTETALALADSLYGGDRFLTTINMSEFQEKHTVSRLIGSPPGYVGYGEGGVLTEAVRQRPYSVVLLDECEKADLEVMNLFYQVFDKGMLSDGEGRLIDFRNTVVILTSNLATDALMQLYSGPEAPSTDTVSETIRPILSRHFKPALLARMSVVPFLPIAKDVLKQIAEMKLSALADRLHTSHRVKTEFAPEVYEEFARRCQDNDSGARNVDHVLRASLMPRLSLEVLERLAAGGVPSRLRVGLGAGGEWDLAFSDS, encoded by the coding sequence ATGCGCGTTGAACCCAAGACCCTCGTGCGGCGCCTGACGCCCTCGGCCACGCGGATGCTGGAGGCCGGCGTGTCGCGCGCGAGCACCGCGCGCTGCTACGAAATCATCCCCGAGCACCTGCTGCGCCAGCTCTTGGAGGACGAGGACGGCGAGGCCTCGCGCCTCTTGCGCCACTTCCAGGTGGACCGCGCGAAGGTCATCGGCTCCATCGAGGACGCGCTGCGCGAGCTGCGCACGGGCAACGCGGGTCGGCCCGTGTTCTCGGAGAGCCTGTTCCAGTGGTTCGAGGACGCGTGGCTGGTGGCCTCGCTGGAGCACGGGGCCGTGCGGCTGCGCTCGGGGACGCTGATGTGGCAGTGGATCGCCCGCTCCTCGCGCTACTCCGCGGAGTCCTACCCGGCGCTGGACGCCATCTCCGTGGAGGCGCTCAAGAAGGTCTTCGAGGAGGTGGTGGGTGGCTCGAAGGAGGCGGCGGAGGTGGGCAGCGCGGCCTCGGCGGCGCCCGCGGCGGGAGGGGGCCGGGGCGAGGAGGCCCTCACGCGCTTCACCAACTCCTTCACGCAGAAGGCGCGCGACGGGAAGATCGACCCCATCTTCGGCAGGGACCGGGAGATTCGTCAGGTCATCGACGTGCTGGCGCGACGGCGCAAGAACAACCCCATCATCGTGGGCGAGCCGGGCGTGGGGAAGACGGCGCTGGTGGAGGGGCTGGCGCGCGCCATCGTCGCGGGCGACGTGCCGGAGTCCATGCGCAACCTGGAGGTGCTCGGGTTGGACCTGGGCGCGCTGCAGGCGGGCGCGGGGGTGCGCGGTGAGTTCGAGAACCGGCTCAAGGCGGTCATCTCCGAGGTGAAGGGCTCGCCCAAGCCCATCATCCTCTTCATCGACGAGGCGCACACGCTCATCGGCGCGGGAGGCCAGCAGGGCGGCGGCGACGCGGCGAACCTGCTCAAGCCGGAGCTGGCGCGCGGCGAGCTGCGCACCATCGCGGCCACCACGTGGGCCGAGTACAAGAAGTACTTCGAGAAGGACGCCGCGCTGGAGCGGCGCTTCCAGCCCATCAAGGTGGACGAGCCGTCGGAGGCGGACGCGGTGCTGATGCTGCGCGGCCTGACGCCCACGTATGCGAAGTCCCACGGCATCACCATCCGCGACGAGGCGGTGGTGGCCGCGGTGGAGCTGTCCCACCGCTACATCTCCGGGCGACAGCTGCCGGACAAGGCGGTGGACCTGCTCGACACGGCGGCGGCGCGCGTGAAGATTGAACAGAGCGCCCGGCCGGACGAGCTGGTGGAGGCCGAGTCGCGCCTGGCGGCGCTGGAGCGCGAGCTGGGCGTGCGCGAGCGGGAGCGCGCCGCGGGGCACGTGTCGAAGGACGAGGACGAGGGCCCGACGCTGGAGGAGAAGCTCTCCGCCACGCGCGACCAGGTGGCCACGGTGAAGGCCCGCTGGGAGCAGGAGCGGGCGGCGGTGGACGAGGTGCACAAGGCCCGCGCGGCGCTGGAGGCGGCCGAGCCCGGCGCGGACACCGCGAAGCTGAAGGCGGACGTGGCCCAGGCGCGCGCGAAGCTGGAGACGCTGCAGGGCGAGTCTCCGCTGATTCACGTGGAGGTGGACCCGGACGTGGTGGCGCGCGTGGTGGCGGGGTGGACGGGGGTGCCGGTGGGCAAGCTGCGCAGCAGCTCCGTGGGGGCGGTGCTCTCGCTGGAAGAGACCCTGCGCTCGCGGGTGCGGGGCCAGGACGCGGCGCTGCGCGCGGTGGCGGAGACTTTGCGCATGTCGCACGCGGGCATCCGCAACCCCAACACGCCCATCGGCGTGCTGCTCTTCGTGGGGCCCAGCGGCGTGGGCAAGACGGAGACGGCGCTGGCGCTGGCGGACTCGCTCTACGGCGGAGACCGCTTCCTCACCACCATCAACATGTCGGAGTTCCAGGAGAAGCACACCGTGTCGCGGCTCATCGGCTCGCCGCCCGGCTACGTGGGCTACGGCGAGGGCGGTGTGCTGACGGAGGCGGTGCGCCAGCGGCCCTACTCCGTCGTCCTGCTGGACGAGTGCGAGAAGGCGGACCTGGAGGTGATGAACCTCTTCTACCAGGTGTTCGACAAGGGCATGTTGTCCGACGGCGAGGGGCGGCTCATCGACTTCCGCAACACGGTGGTCATCCTCACCAGCAACCTGGCCACGGACGCGCTGATGCAGCTGTACTCGGGCCCGGAGGCGCCGAGCACGGACACGGTGAGCGAGACCATCCGCCCCATCCTCAGTCGGCACTTCAAGCCCGCGCTCCTGGCGCGCATGTCGGTGGTGCCGTTCCTGCCGATTGCCAAGGACGTGCTCAAGCAGATCGCCGAGATGAAACTTTCGGCCCTGGCGGACCGGCTGCATACGTCGCACCGGGTCAAGACGGAGTTCGCCCCGGAGGTGTACGAGGAGTTCGCCCGGCGCTGCCAGGACAACGACTCGGGGGCTCGCAACGTGGACCACGTGCTGCGTG
- the tssG gene encoding type VI secretion system baseplate subunit TssG — protein sequence MSERPGQWAFRPLVALLERMTSEAVPVGGTGPVVEEAIRFRHDPSLTFSAGDVSRIRVVPPSGELDGSSHVVEVMTTFLGLTGAVSPLPDYIPEEIAQEDPDSARRRDFLDLFHHRLLSLLYRALSRYSLQAETTREGSDVWSQRLLSLAGLDTYERPYPGALTSAQLLRLAPLLAVRARTAGTLELALTDVLAPVLGEAKVSLRQFSGHWVDIEADNRMRLGRTNTNLSRTALLGSKMFDRSGRFDIHIAPLEGEVYRRLMPEGDLSPVVREVVDLVVRDPLDCSLVLGVREAELPRFRLATQSPSRLGQDCYLGQRRSDTRLRLRTVPLPAATRRTPPPSPS from the coding sequence TTGAGCGAACGCCCCGGGCAGTGGGCCTTCAGGCCGCTGGTGGCGCTGCTCGAGCGGATGACGTCGGAGGCGGTGCCGGTGGGCGGCACGGGGCCCGTCGTGGAGGAGGCCATCCGCTTCCGGCATGACCCGTCGCTCACCTTCAGCGCGGGGGACGTCAGCCGCATCCGCGTCGTGCCCCCGTCGGGCGAGCTGGACGGCTCCTCGCACGTGGTGGAGGTGATGACCACGTTCCTCGGGCTCACCGGCGCCGTGTCGCCGCTGCCGGACTACATCCCGGAGGAGATCGCCCAGGAGGACCCGGACTCCGCGCGCCGGCGCGACTTCCTGGACCTGTTCCATCACCGGCTGCTGTCGCTCCTGTACCGGGCGCTGTCGCGCTACTCGCTGCAGGCGGAGACGACGCGGGAGGGCAGCGACGTCTGGTCCCAGCGGTTGTTGTCGCTGGCGGGGCTGGACACCTACGAGCGCCCGTACCCGGGCGCGCTGACCTCCGCGCAGCTCTTGCGCCTGGCGCCGCTGCTCGCTGTTCGCGCGCGCACGGCGGGCACGCTGGAGCTGGCGCTGACGGACGTGCTGGCGCCCGTCCTGGGCGAGGCGAAGGTGTCGCTGCGGCAGTTCTCCGGCCACTGGGTGGACATCGAGGCGGACAACCGGATGCGGCTGGGGCGGACGAACACGAACCTGAGCCGCACCGCGCTCCTGGGCTCCAAGATGTTCGACCGCTCGGGCCGCTTCGACATCCACATCGCGCCCCTGGAGGGCGAGGTCTACCGGCGGCTGATGCCCGAAGGCGACTTGTCCCCGGTGGTGCGCGAGGTGGTGGACCTGGTCGTGAGAGACCCCCTGGACTGCTCGCTGGTGCTGGGCGTGCGCGAGGCGGAGCTGCCGCGCTTCCGCCTGGCGACGCAGTCCCCCTCGCGGCTGGGCCAGGACTGCTACCTGGGGCAGCGCCGGAGCGACACGCGCCTGCGCCTGCGCACCGTGCCGCTCCCGGCCGCCACCCGGCGCACCCCGCCGCCTTCGCCGTCATGA